The following coding sequences are from one Novosphingobium sp. Gsoil 351 window:
- a CDS encoding SDR family NAD(P)-dependent oxidoreductase, with product MYLDKLRLEGRAAFVTGGGQGIELSCAEALAEAGAAVTIADRDTAVLAAGADALACKSYAVETVALDVTDSRAVENAAGEMLARTGRIDILVNNAGIARSETPAEDVADEHWLNVLDVNLNGSFWCARAFGRHMLAAGCGSIVNVGSMSGLIVNRPQPQSYYNASKAAVHQLTKSLAAEWAGRGVRVNAVAPTYIATPLNAFADQSGEMYRRWIDGTPQARLGEPEEVASVVLFLASDMASLMTGSIVIVDGGYTCW from the coding sequence ATGTATCTCGACAAGCTTCGGCTCGAGGGCCGCGCGGCCTTCGTAACCGGCGGCGGGCAGGGTATCGAGCTTTCCTGTGCCGAGGCGCTGGCCGAGGCCGGGGCCGCGGTGACGATCGCGGATCGCGACACGGCTGTGCTTGCCGCGGGCGCTGACGCGCTAGCTTGCAAGAGCTACGCGGTCGAAACGGTCGCGCTCGACGTGACCGACTCACGCGCGGTCGAGAATGCCGCCGGCGAAATGCTGGCGCGAACCGGCCGGATCGACATCCTCGTCAACAACGCGGGTATCGCGCGCAGCGAGACGCCGGCCGAGGATGTCGCCGACGAGCATTGGCTCAACGTCCTCGACGTCAATCTCAACGGCAGCTTCTGGTGTGCCCGCGCGTTCGGCCGGCACATGCTCGCCGCGGGCTGTGGAAGCATCGTCAACGTCGGCTCGATGAGCGGGTTGATCGTCAACCGGCCGCAGCCGCAGAGTTATTACAACGCCTCCAAGGCCGCCGTACACCAACTCACGAAAAGCCTTGCCGCGGAATGGGCGGGGCGCGGGGTGCGGGTCAATGCCGTCGCGCCGACCTATATCGCCACCCCTCTAAATGCCTTCGCCGACCAGTCCGGCGAAATGTACCGGCGGTGGATCGACGGCACCCCGCAGGCCCGTCTCGGCGAGCCCGAAGAAGTCGCATCCGTGGTGCTGTTCCTCGCTTCGGACATGGCCAGCCTGATGACCGGCAGCATCGTGATCGTCGATGGCGGCTACACCTGCTGGTAA